The genomic segment TATTCTTGTGAACTcacctgaaaaaaaatcaccgcGCTTTCCCAGAAAGTAGTAAGAGATATTCGATTTTCCATcctatttgtaaaaaaaagatCTTTCGGGGGAAATTTTGTACCGAAGAAGTCATGATTAGCAGGTACAACATCATCGCAATTCTCTTGGCCGGACGGTTCACATTACCGAGATGAGATCCAGAGAAATGTCGCAGACGACAACATGCCCAGATGCATAGATACATAAAATCCGACTGCAAAATGAATAAATCTCATTCACTATCCTCTTTGAaagtatcatcagccgttttagATAGAAAATCTGTGGTAATCAGATAAAAGAGGAAACGTGACACTGTGTTACCTTATACTACGGCTTTCGGTGTTTTTCTCTGTAAATTAAAGAAAGAAAGTAAGAAAGAAAGCAAGGCAATCCGATCATCTTAAGAAGCCTTATTTTACCTGTATTACGTTAGGGGTATTGTTCTCCTCGGGAAGACAACCTGGAAGGGGGAGGGGTACGTGATGTCTGCCTTGAGTTTATTCAAAGGTATTCATTTCGAACGTAAATTCTAGGTCGCTAGCCAGCAGACCCACACTCCAACCAGTGGTGGCGCTCTAAGTAGGTTCACACTGGCTCCATAACAAAATACCAGCTGCAGAAAGACAGGCGAATACGGCTAACTCTACTTCCACAAACAGTCGATCTACAAACAGCGTAAGCAAGGCGAATGAAATTCGCCCCATATAACGTTGAAATATCGACCGGATAGAAattgttaaaacatgtctgagagCCAAAGTCATGTTATATACAAGATTAAAACattcttttgtctttttatagcggtcacttattttgactttaTGGTGGCGTTGCACTTATGAGAAAACATGCTTTTTTTCAAAGCGGTATTTCTTGAGATGACATGAGCCCCGCCCCCCTCatagtttagtatggtagcaatagtttctCAAAGGATGAAGGTGTGAATATTTAGGGTAGAAAATATCATTTTAGGTATTTATTATAAAAATCAATATAAGTCAAAAACAATActactttgtaaaatttaatatcATTTGGAAATAGAGTATATGCAGAAAAAGagcaattttattttgcattacgGCAGGGGTTacgttgaaagactgacatttatttgactaaaatcatgataagcaaaattgaaatcattcaaattgtaagagctttattgccaaacgaATTTACAGTTGCTTATATattatttaaagaacataatgaaaaaagtaacaaaatttaactcagccagagtggagttaatttttttgaaatgttgaaaacggGAGAAACGGAGAAAAGAAACCAGTGTtgaataaattttcattttctcacCCAACTTACGACTACTTGTCGAGCTAAAAGGCGAACCCAACCGTATTTTAATATTGGTTCAACTGTAACAAATTGATGATTATTGAATGAATCTGTGCAAAAactgattttgagcaaaatacgtaCACCGTCTTATGTACAACGCCACCTGTCGCCCATAGTTTTTTTAAATCACGACTTCCTCCAGTTTGTGCATTTAATCTGATTCGATTTTTTGTTCTTCTGTGGGTCTGGGATAGAATATCGTTGCTATACCTCAATTTCCATGCCGTCACATCTATTTGTATCTCTTCTAGTTTAGCAATTATTACTCACTATTCAATCGAGCCTTTCGTGGTCAATCGGGCCTTTCGTGGTCCATCCAAGATATAAGCCCCGCACTCGTATTATTTGACTTTtctaccatatttcataaaagacGAAAATCTATTATACTCTCTGTGTGAACACCAAACCATAGATCTTAATTTCGAATAGTCTGTGTTACTTAGAGAATGCAGTCTAAGAAGTTTCTGCAGCTTCCATTTAGGTCAGATTGattaaatttcttgttttaCGTCCACTCAAACTTGTGGATAGGTAAAAGAGTAAGTGGTTcaaatacacaaacacaaatCCCCACTTACTTTACATCTACTtgatacatatttacatattataaGTTTATTCATTGAAGGCATCTTCTTTTATTTATAATACCATGGTAGCCTTCTATATCCACTAAATAATTGTCTGGAGCCTGTGGCTTGCATTCAAAATACCAGATTCAAACTTTATGAACATACAAATTGAAGGCAATTAAACACTTGTTCACCTGAACTTTCTGCTGAAATAGTGCAACTCGGATATAATTTATTCTAAGggttgtttttgtaaaaaggtTGTACTTGTAAATGATATGAGccatgtattttttaaaaattctaattttttCTATCGGTTTCATAATCAAACGATGCCATGCACAAGTGTTagatagacagtagagaaatgGACGCATACAAAAAATGTCCCCATGCCCTCAGCCGTTTGAACAGGGTCGCACTTTATAGCGCCCTCATACATAATACCGCACTGCCTCCTGGGAAAACATCGATTACTGAAAAAAATGGCGATAAGTCGGACTTGACTCCGTCTTCGACAAATTGGACTCGACTGAGCGCGCAATGGGTCCCTTTTCAGATAACCGACTATTTTACACGTTGTTACTGGTTTGGGCTGTAATAGTCTGTGTCGAGGTAAGGATTACTAGATATAAGCTACTGAAATGTTGATAGAAAATGTCACAAACCTGTTAAACGGAGGCAACTTCAATATAACTACTTCCGGTTTGAATCTCTGTCAGACCATGATGGAGGTagtttctttctacctccatgattccAGATCTCGACGCCGTAGGTTCATTCACGGTTCTTCCATCATTCGAATAAGGGAGTGCTATACATGTAACCATCATAACCGCTTAACATCGATATTGTCGCAATGTGTACGCAGGAAATAATGTAATCATCCACGGCGGACGAGGGGCactattcattttcattttgaatcatTCTGAATTTCTGTACTATTAATGGAGATGGTAGCAACGACATGCGTTTATAATCATATCATAGACAATGCCAAGCTCAAACCACAGTCGGAAGGACAGCCTGAAGCTGCCAAAACGCAAAAAACTGTTTCAACACAACGACAGGGGGAACAGTCACTTAGCATGCACATTGGAGATTGGACAGAACCGAGACTTTGCGACACAGGACACAGATGCTATGTATGAGCGGTCGATttaaccatagactctcgagggtCTTTGATTTAACATGCATCTGCACAGGCGAATTAGGAGTAAATAGTCTAAGAAATATAATATCAATGTCATAATTaagaaatattaatattatcaaCACAACCATGTTTTGTATAATTTAGATCAGGGCAGAGATTCAGCAATACTTGGTGAAATCATTCACTGAACGTGAGTGAATTATATCATGTATGATATAGTGTACATTCCCTGTACAGAATACAGAGCGTCCTGATAGTAAAGTATATGAAAGGGAAGGCAGCCATCTTCCACGACAAGTCCTCTCTACATGTCTGTGAAAATCTTCTCTTTTACTCACTGTCATAAACTTACATATATTTGCCATATCTCCACCGTAGAACTGGTGGTTGATCACATGGCCGACAAATCTACCTTGTTGCCCATAGAGAGTAGAGAGGGGggtactgtctatggtttgacccTTCTTGAATGTCGCCTTGTCGAGATATCGCCCTTGAAATGCAGTGCAGAGtcgtaaaatacagtttctctTGGGTATGGCAGTTGTTGTTAATGGTGACATCCAGGGAAGTcagtaaaaattcaaatttttcctCTGCTGTTGGCGTATTAGCATAATCATATAGCTGACATCATCATAGTGGTCAACCAATTAGTACTTATTAACCACTGACTCAACTGGTGTGAACTtcaagctccataagctgtatcttttggcttttttttcagaacttttgttttgtggtttcccttaACTTTCTGCATTAAATCCCTAAAcggtaatttaatgccaagtatttagtatatcaacacaacctgtacgagtataatctccattgttattgatgaaaattgtattcaagtccggactagaattcatttgtaaacaataaacaatgatcactacacacatacaagcagtgttgacaaaaagaatactcaaaatgtcagcatgacaaacggattagggtcagacacggtagttgatatacagaaaagaatactgaaaaactttttacaagttacagcttatgtccctttaatggaaTCGATGTAAATATTTCTGTTCTCCCATCTACACGTTGTGTGCGTTCAGAGCAAGCTTACTGAATGCAAAAATCACACATGTGATTAGCTGTATTTTGCAGAAATCTTGCTCACATTTATTTCTGGCTAAGTGGTGGACATACAGTTTGACTTATTCATACCACACACAAAATCATCCAAAGTTAAAATACTTGCCCCTTTAATTACTATTGGGATCTGTCGCTGGAAAACAGTATATGATGTTGCTTTAGCAatattgtgttgtattgtgtatacaagtacatgtacatatgtagtGTTCATGAAACTCTGACAAGTTATGAGGTTTTCCCTAGAACTATGTCATATGTCTGTATTTCTTTTCCAGGCCCAGTTTGATGATGCAAGATGTAAATGTGTTTGCCCAACAGACCCAGATAATAACCAAACTCGTAGTATCTACATCAGAAATGTTTTGGCTGAACAATGGTGAGATATGTACCTTAGAATATTTTCTAAGAATTACTAAAATGATTTTTAAAgtgctttgtaattttagtttgattgtaaaatgctgttgtgtttacttttatTTGTGTTTTCTATTGTTTGATAAACCTGAACAATTCTAGTCCCATAATTACCGTGTGTGATCATCAAACTTGTTAAGATGAAACTAGAACTTTGAATGAAgcatggtacaaacaaagcaatgGGCAGGAATCTACCATTCTGGCGCACATGTTTTTGCGCacatgttttgtttgtatcGCTATAACATGATTCAGCGTCTGCTTTCCATAGGGTCATGAGATAAAAAATGAGGAAGAAAATGTGGTATGATACAAAAATGGTTCTACATAGGAATAAAAAGGATGATTGGGTTCTAAAGACTCAGTATGCCTAATAGATTAGTACTGTAATGGCAGTACAAGCAAACCCACttgtaaaaaatgtacaaacactTCTATGTGCTTATTGCACTCTCAGTTTTGCTTGTACCATTGTCCATTTGAATCATTGAGATCATGCATGTACTAGTGTGTAAAGTAATACATTTTATTTACTTTCAGCACATGTGCACACATAGTGCAAAGAGAAGAAAAATTTTGCCTTCTATGTGAATGCAGATATGAAATCCGAAACACTACCACAATCAAGGTAACTTTACCCTCTTTCTATTTTGATATCGTCTTTAGGCCACCATATTTGTGCCTTGTTGATAgatattttgattctcaaacttttaaaatattgtctTGGCCCTCCACatatggggctcattttgaagcttatggagtaaataaattttTTAACGGTGAAGatttatgaaagaaaattcAGAATTTTTATTTCCCCTATCCTACAGAGATAACactgggatggcagccattttgaatttcaactttcAGTAACTGTTAGGTAAAATGTTTCTCAGGTACCAAaaattgcatggtgacccctgggttttattcttgattttgaaagagaagtttgcttgaggaaagtttgagccaaagtctaagtctttcacttttaaggCAAGTACCGTACTACTTGAAATGCAATGATGAGTTGTGCAGGGGTCCTGAAATCAGCTGATAATGTGAGCTGAATGCACCTATGGAGAAACAATAGTCTGCATGTGGTGGACTTTGTTTTCAACATGGGACTTGCATGAGTCTGCATCTCTGAGCAATGGCTTTTCCTTCAAGTGTACAGTCTCCATTACAAAAATGCCTCATAGATATCATATACTGGTAGGTTTGGCATGGAATTTCTAAAAGACAATAGGATAGATAGAGGACTATGTCTAGTCCATAGGAATTCTATTGGATTACCACAGGACAGAAAACTTCTCAATTTTATTGCTGTATGATTTCCTAacaatgtttcattttcatttaccTTAAGGTAAAAACCTTATAGTTGGCAATTGTTCAATCCTAACTTTTCTCTCTTTGTCTATCAGGTTATGGTGATATTTGTGGTAACCTTGATATCGGTACTGTTTGTGTACATGCTATACTTACTAGCCATCGATCCAATACTGTGTCGCAAGAGAGGTATGCCTAAAGCAGCCCAACCTTTGGAAGAAGAAACAGAGGTTTGTAATTGTCTTACAATAATTCAGCCTCCATTACACAGGCTTTTAAAGCTCATATGTAGTCGTGCTTGGCCCATACTTCACCTGTATGGGTTCCATGTATAGCCCTGGTAACTCTTTGAGcatcaaagttaatttttgtcacccttataaaatatacctaagccaattttttcagatatttgctAACATTTTGATAACAAATTGGCCAATGAATGTTGAGttcatttagtccaaaattgtcagaagaattacagaaaagttcataaaaaatggtaaattgttgcactaaaattttgatgggaatgaatacagcactcaaagggttaatgccaAGCTCATCTATCTCCATCAGGTACAGTAAAGTTGCTGGAAACCAGCAACGCGGAATCGGCTCCAACCATTTTGACCACTTAAAGAGCCCTTAATAGATACCTTAATGTTTCTTGCTAGCACGTAccaaaaacttaaaagatagtgACACTGACTTGAGCTGATAGTGACATTGAGTCAGTCAGACTGGGCCATACCATAAGTTTGAACAATtcgagaaaattttttttttcacttcatttGGATCATTGTCATAGCTGTATTAACACTAGAAACTATTAAATTTATCTTGGAAGACAGTGTATTGTAACTGATAGTATAAGTAgcattttgtcaataattgtatTCATCACTGATTCACTTTTTGAAGTATGAAGTCCAGTGTAGCtaaatgtttctgaaataaaTATAGGCAGCTTGTGACTTTACATGACTTAAAgtttaaaaacaataaatattaaaaagttGTGTGCAATTATGTTTCCATTTTCTCTTATATTTGTTTCTTTCTCCTTCGCTAAATTTCAGGAAGTGTCCCTCACTTCCCGCCGAAGGTCCGGAAGTTATTTCTCCCGGATGGGATCCGCTCAGCAGCGATGGAAACACCAAGTCCAAGAGCAAAAGAAGAACGTCTTTGACAGACACGCAATGCTCAGTTGAAGAGGCTGCCTTGCCAAGTTTTCCGGTCCATGTGGATCTGACACCCTTTCGTCTTGGTGTTTCTACTGtgttctttaaccctttgagcgccaaagtcaatttttgtcaccttaaaaaatatacttctgtcaatgtttttcagatttttgtcaaaattttgataacaaactgcagccaatgaaatgtgacgtccatttggtccaaaattatcaaaaaattacagaaaaaatcgtaaaaattgataaaaatgttgcactaaaattttggtgggaacaattacagcactcggAGGGTTAAGAATGTATCCCCATTTGGCATTAATATAGTGAATGCCTTTGCCTAAACATGAACTTCATACAGGAAATGATGTCAGACTCCAGTCAAGTGAGGAaacaaatgttgttttttttattgctgaCTGAGCATTTAACAGTataaataattttaataaactttcgatgaaaatttcatcaactaAGCATCAGTGAAGCCTGACTCTGTGAAGCTGGCTTCTAATTATGAAATCACCTGAGAAATCTGAGGCAGAATTTACCATTGAACTTGTCCACCATAAAGCTTTCTGCATACTCATCCCATGCACTTACAGGGAGGGGGTCGTTTTGTCTGCAGCTGCGTGACTGTCTTGTTTCATAAACATTGCCTCTTCCCAGAAACTGAAtgctatgcaaatgtaaaagcaaattcagcatttgatgcatgttcatagttcaccagttttgtagctttccaatCACTACAAGACTTTACCAAATTAACAATT from the Ptychodera flava strain L36383 chromosome 2, AS_Pfla_20210202, whole genome shotgun sequence genome contains:
- the LOC139117119 gene encoding putative protein 2; protein product: MGPFSDNRLFYTLLLVWAVIVCVEAQFDDARCKCVCPTDPDNNQTRSIYIRNVLAEQCTCAHIVQREEKFCLLCECRYEIRNTTTIKVMVIFVVTLISVLFVYMLYLLAIDPILCRKRGMPKAAQPLEEETEEVSLTSRRRSGSYFSRMGSAQQRWKHQVQEQKKNVFDRHAMLS